The sequence below is a genomic window from Fulvitalea axinellae.
TTTTTCCGACATGGAACTCTTCGGCAAGGCGCTGAGCGGTATTTCCAACCGAAACCCCATTTTGGGGTTTTGTCTTTTTACCTCCGTGCTCCTGCTTTTCATCAAGATATCGGAGTCCTCTCAGGTACGAGATCTGATTTTTCGAAAGGTTTCTTCTTCCAAACTGAATATTAAGCATCTCGCGCTTAACGTCAGCCATATCTGCAAGGTCGTTCCTGACTATGACCTTGTAATTAAGGTTTTTTCCAGCGTGGCGCTGGATTATCGAATACCTATTATGCCCATCGACAATGTAATAAGTCTTATCGTCCTTTTTCCAAAGCATCAACGGCTCCTTGACGATACCGTCTTTCAGGATATTTTCCTCAAGCTTTCTCAGCTCCGGCTCGGCCAAAGGCGGAATATACGTCCTGAGTTCCTCGTGTACCCTGATGCTTTGCTTTATCTTCTCCTGCTCGGCCAAGGCCTGCTCGGTGAGCTTCTGAGTAACCATAGGTTTGCGGGCACTACCCACAGTTAACGGAGCGATTTTTTTCTTAGCCATTCGACACTTCGTTTGCAAGTTCCAAATAATCTTCCGCTCCCGATGATTTATGATCATAAGCGAAGATATCCATTCCCGCTTGAGCGGCCTCTTTCAGCGCAACATTCAGACGAATAGCTCTGTCGTATACGCCCAGATAACCCAAATCCTGACGGATTGCGTCAATATTTTGTTTATGCAACGACAAGCGACCGTCGTACATCGTAAACAGAATCCCCTCGATGCGCAGGTTCTGATTCACCTCGTCGCGGACACTGTCAATTGTACTGATCAAGGCGTTGAGCCCTTTTATAGAAAAAGCCTCAGGCTGAATAGTAATCATTACCCTATCAGACGATATAAGAGCGTTGGTCATCAAGGAGCCCAAAGAAGGGCCACAATCGATCAGGATATAATCGTAATTCTCACGGATCGGCTCCACGAACTTCTTCAGAAGGAAATTTGAGGACAAATCATTAAACTCTTTTTCTCCCGACGAAAGGTCAATATCAGACGGCACAAGGTCCGGTCCTTCTTCTGTTTTCAGAATCGGCCAGTCGGTCAAGCCTTTCAGGGCCGTGTATATGTTCTCATCAACATCGTGATAACCGAAATGAGCCGTAAGGTTCGCCTGAGCGTCAAGATCTATTACGAGTACGCTAAACCCCTTTCTTGTAAGTGCCGAGCCAAGATTCGCAACTGTAGTCGTTTTTCCTACGCCGCCTTTTTGGTTTACGACACTGATTACTTTACAGTCGCTAGGCGCCGACACATAACCGTATTTCAGCATTACGGGCCGGATTTTTTCCAAATGCTGATCATTCAATGACCTTTCTCCGTTAAGGACCTTGGTTAGCAAACCTTGCGAAAGGCCACTTTCCAATTCAAGGCTCTTAAGAGAAAGCGCCTTGTTTTTTCTCAAAAAGGCCTTAACCTTTTCATTCGTTATATTCATCGGGATTGGAGTTACGGTAAAAAAGTTTCATTTCGGTATTTCGGGCTTTTCGCCTTACCGTTCTCCAAATGTATCGGTTTGAATTTTAGTTGACAAATTTTTTTGTCTTATTTTTAATATTGACAAACAAATAAGTCTTTTGGTTTTAGTTAATGAAGAATCAAAAAATCAAACAACAGCAAATCAGTCCTTTTTAAATATTGATGTTTTATTTTGTTTTAAATGTTTTAAATGTTTTCAGTCCTCGTAACTCCTTGTTAACCAAGGGAATATGCGTGTTGAAGTTAACTAAAATGCCGTTTACGGCAATTCTTATGCCGTTAAACAAAACCAAAATGCCGTGTAAAACTAATCTTTATGCCGTTAAACAAAACCAAAATGCCGTGTAAAACTAATCTTTATGCCGTAAGTGAAACCAAAATGCCGTATTAATGCTGTCAAACCTTTTTTTAATAAAACTAAAATGCCGTAAAAACGATATTGTTATTGTTTTAATAAGTGAGAATATAAATTTATAAATCCAATTATCACAAAAGGAAACAAAAATACCGTTGTTTCGGTTTCATTTGACTCTAATATCATTAAAATGCCGTAGAAATAGGCCAGAATACCTTT
It includes:
- a CDS encoding ParB N-terminal domain-containing protein, which gives rise to MAKKKIAPLTVGSARKPMVTQKLTEQALAEQEKIKQSIRVHEELRTYIPPLAEPELRKLEENILKDGIVKEPLMLWKKDDKTYYIVDGHNRYSIIQRHAGKNLNYKVIVRNDLADMADVKREMLNIQFGRRNLSKNQISYLRGLRYLDEKQEHGGKKTKPQNGVSVGNTAQRLAEEFHVGKNTIERDGHFASGVRKLPADEARVLLSGESDLLKRDIEFLGKNDVNVSSWLETVRKERSKEEEPVVQVTPPKEAKPKSSTTKKDRFTTWLGGYSKEIDIVIKKGTAEEKRSKAEEIETRIGELKELLQKLSE
- a CDS encoding AAA family ATPase, coding for MNITNEKVKAFLRKNKALSLKSLELESGLSQGLLTKVLNGERSLNDQHLEKIRPVMLKYGYVSAPSDCKVISVVNQKGGVGKTTTVANLGSALTRKGFSVLVIDLDAQANLTAHFGYHDVDENIYTALKGLTDWPILKTEEGPDLVPSDIDLSSGEKEFNDLSSNFLLKKFVEPIRENYDYILIDCGPSLGSLMTNALISSDRVMITIQPEAFSIKGLNALISTIDSVRDEVNQNLRIEGILFTMYDGRLSLHKQNIDAIRQDLGYLGVYDRAIRLNVALKEAAQAGMDIFAYDHKSSGAEDYLELANEVSNG